From the genome of Vicia villosa cultivar HV-30 ecotype Madison, WI linkage group LG2, Vvil1.0, whole genome shotgun sequence, one region includes:
- the LOC131653300 gene encoding pre-mRNA-splicing factor ATP-dependent RNA helicase DEAH1-like isoform X1, with product MNLKKRSRSGVQDEKKERDLKTRTSSSHDEYNSSEEDILKDQREKEELEQHLRERDSAKTRKFAEPKKLRRESNAAKENEDVETLRKVSRQEYLKKREEKKLQELRDYIEDEPYLFEGTKLSEAECRDLMHKKETYNILSKKKELKSGDYEYKMPEAYDDQHSGVNQEKRFSVAMQRYTDSNVEKEEAWEEHQLRKATLKFGSKNKTRASDDYQFVFEDQIDFIKAYVMKGYKYGFEEKTTLEKYRDRRSVLEALQEERKKLPVYSFRDELLQAVHDHQVLVIVGETGSGKTTQIPQYLHEAGYTKHGRMIACTQPRRVAAISVAARVSQEMGVKLGHEVGYSIRFEDCTSKKTILKYMTDGMLLREFLVQPQLESYSVVMVDEAHERTLSTDILFGLVKDLARARPDLKVLISSATLDAKKFSDYFDLAPIFKIPGRRYPVEIHFTKAPEANYLDAAIVTTLQIHATQPPGDILVFLTGQEEIETVEEILKHRMRGFGTKIADLIICPIYANLPTELQAKIFEPTPEGARKVVLATNIAETSLTIDGIKYVIDPGFCKMKCYNPRTGMESLLVTPISKAAAKQRAGRSGRTSSGKCFRLFTAYSFLNEMEDNTAPEIQRTNLGNVVLTLSCLGIESEKLFQFEFMDPPPVEAIIKAVELLYAQNALTVGGKLTKVGRRMAEFPLDPMLSKMIVASEKYKCSDEVISIAAMLSVGNSIFYRPKDKQGHADNARMSFHTGNVGDHIAHLNVYNSWKENHYSTQWCYDNYIQVRSLKRARDIRDQLAGLLERVEIKRTSNANDLDAIKKSIISGFFPHAARLQKNGSYRMVKNLQSVYIHPSSGLTKVLPRLVLYNELVLTTKEYMRQVTEIKPEWLLEIAPHFYNHKHFEDLSSKKTSCGLA from the coding sequence ATGAATTTGAAGAAGAGAAGTAGAAGCGGAGTTCAAGATGAGAAAAAAGAGAGGGACTTGAAGACAAGAACTTCTTCTTCGCATGATGAATACAATAGTTCTGAAGAAGATATATTGAAAGATCAAAGAGAGAAGGAGGAACTAGAGCAGCATTTGAGAGAAAGGGATTCAGCCAAAACACGTAAGTTTGCTGAACCGAAGAAACTTCGTAGAGAATCTAATGCCGCAAAAGAGAATGAGGATGTTGAAACTTTGAGGAAGGTTTCGAGGCAAGAGTACTTGAAAAAAAGGGAGGAAAAGAAATTACAAGAACTCAGGGATTACATCGAAGATGAGCCATATCTATTTGAAGGCACGAAGCTTTCAGAGGCTGAATGCCGTGATCTCATGCACAAGAAAGAGACATATAACATTCTTTCAAAGAAGAAAGAATTGAAGAGCGGGGATTATGAGTATAAAATGCCTGAAGCTTACGATGATCAACATAGCGGGGTTAATCAAGAAAAGAGGTTTTCTGTGGCTATGCAGCGTTACACTGATTCAAATGTTGAGAAAGAAGAGGCTTGGGAGGAACATCAACTTAGAAAGGCAACACTCAAGTTTGGTTCGAAAAATAAAACACGAGCGTCTGATGATTATCAGTTTGTGTTTGAGGATCAAATCGATTTTATCAAGGCATATGTAATGAAGGGATATAAGTATGGTTTTGAAGAAAAGACTACATTGGAAAAGTATAGAGATAGAAGGTCAGTTTTAGAGGCACTTcaagaagaaaggaaaaagcTACCCGTCTATTCTTTTCGGGATGAATTGCTTCAAGCGGTTCATGATCACCAGGTACTTGTCATTGTTGGGGAAACTGGTTCTGGAAAGACTACACAAATTCCCCAATATCTCCACGAAGCTGGTTATACAAAGCATGGTAGAATGATTGCATGTACTCAGCCACGACGTGTTGCTGCTATCAGTGTTGCTGCCAGAGTTTCTCAAGAAATGGGTGTAAAACTAGGACACGAAGTTGGTTACTCCATACGTTTTGAGGATTGCACGTCCAAGAAGACCATATTGAAATATATGACCGATGGAATGTTGTTGAGGGAATTCCTTGTTCAGCCTCAGCTGGAAAGTTATAGTGTTGTGATGGTGGACGAGGCTCATGAAAGAACACTTTCTACTGATATTTTGTTTGGATTAGTGAAGGATCTTGCTCGTGCTCGGCCTGATCTTAAGGTGCTGATATCAAGTGCTACTCTTGATGCAAAGAAGTTCAGTGACTACTTTGATCTTGctccaatattcaaaattcctGGGAGACGGTATCCTGTTGAAATACACTTCACTAAAGCACCTGAAGCCAACTACTTGGATGCTGCTATCGTCACGACGCTTCAAATCCATGCTACTCAACCTCCAGGAGATATATTGGTATTTCTTACTGGTCAAGAAGAAATTGAAACGGTAGAAGAAATCTTGAAACATCGGATGAGAGGTTTTGGGACTAAAATAGCTGACTTAATTATATGCCCGATATATGCCAACCTTCCAACTGAACTACAAGCTAAAATATTTGAACCCACACCTGAAGGGGCTAGAAAGGTAGTTCTTGCCACCAATATTGCAGAAACATCATTAACAATTGATGGGATTAAGTATGTCATTGATCCAGGATTCTGTAAGATGAAATGTTATAATCCAAGGACTGGAATGGAGTCTTTACTAGTAACTCCCATATCAAAAGCTGCGGCAAAGCAAAGAGCCGGTCGATCTGGAAGAACAAGCTCTGGTAAGTGCTTTCGATTGTTTACTGCTTATAGTTTTCTAAATGAAATGGAAGATAATACTGCACCAGAAATACAACGAACTAACCTTGGAAATGTAGTCTTAACTTTAAGTTGTCTTGGTATTGAGAGTGAAAAGTTGTTTCAGTTTGAATTTATGGATCCTCCACCAGTTGAGGCCATAATAAAAGCTGTGGAGCTTTTATATGCACAAAATGCTTTAACTGTTGGTGGCAAATTAACAAAGGTAGGCAGACGGATGGCAGAGTTCCCGCTTGATCCTATGTTGTCGAAAATGATAGTTGCTTCAGAAAAGTACAAGTGTTCTGACGAAGTCATCTCCATTGCTGCTATGCTTTCTGTTGGCAACTCAATATTTTACCGCCCGAAGGATAAACAAGGACATGCAGACAATGCAAGAATGAGTTTTCACACTGGAAATGTTGGTGACCACATTGCACATCTTAATGTCTACAATTCATGGAAGGAAAACCATTATTCAACTCAATGGTGTTATGATAATTATATACAGGTAAGGAGTCTCAAACGCGCTAGGGATATCCGTGATCAACTTGCAGGGCTTTTGGAGAGGGTTGAGATCAAACGAACTTCAAATGCTAATGATTTAGATGCTATCAAGAAATCCATAATATCTGGATTTTTCCCTCACGCTGCAAGATTGCAAAAGAATGGATCTTATCGAATGGTTAAAAATCTACAGTCTGTTTACATACATCCAAGTTCAGGGCTGACAAAGGTTCTTCCTAGATTGGTTTTATACAATGAACTAGTACTCACAACCAAGGAATATATGAGACAGGTCACAGAGATAAAGCCAGAGTGGTTGCTTGAGATAGCCCCCCACTTTTACAATCACAAGCATTTTGAAGACTTGAGTTCCAAAAAAACTTCCTGTGGACTTGCGTAA
- the LOC131653300 gene encoding pre-mRNA-splicing factor ATP-dependent RNA helicase DEAH1-like isoform X2 → MNLKKRSRSGVQDEKKERDLKTRTSSSHDEYNSSEEDILKDQREKEELEQHLRERDSAKTRKFAEPKKLRRESNAAKENEDVETLRKVSRQEYLKKREEKKLQELRDYIEDEPYLFEGTKLSEAECRDLMHKKETYNILSKKKELKSGDYEYKMPEAYDDQHSGVNQEKRFSVAMQRYTDSNVEKEEAWEEHQLRKATLKFGSKNKTRASDDYQFVFEDQIDFIKAYVMKGYKYGFEEKTTLEKYRDRRSVLEALQEERKKLPVYSFRDELLQAVHDHQVLVIVGETGSGKTTQIPQYLHEAGYTKHGRMIACTQPRRVAAISVAARVSQEMGVKLGHEVGYSIRFEDCTSKKTILKYMTDGMLLREFLVQPQLESYSVVMVDEAHERTLSTDILFGLVKDLARARPDLKVLISSATLDAKKFSDYFDLAPIFKIPGRRYPVEIHFTKAPEANYLDAAIVTTLQIHATQPPGDILVFLTGQEEIETVEEILKHRMRGFGTKIADLIICPIYANLPTELQAKIFEPTPEGARKVVLATNIAETSLTIDGIKYVIDPGFCKMKCYNPRTGMESLLVTPISKAAAKQRAGRSGRTSSGKCFRLFTAYSFLNEMEDNTAPEIQRTNLGNVVLTLSCLGIESEKLFQFEFMDPPPVEAIIKAVELLYAQNALTVGGKLTKVGRRMAEFPLDPMLSKMIVASEKYKCSDEVISIAAMLSVGNSIFYRPKDKQGHADNARMSFHTGNVRSLKRARDIRDQLAGLLERVEIKRTSNANDLDAIKKSIISGFFPHAARLQKNGSYRMVKNLQSVYIHPSSGLTKVLPRLVLYNELVLTTKEYMRQVTEIKPEWLLEIAPHFYNHKHFEDLSSKKTSCGLA, encoded by the exons ATGAATTTGAAGAAGAGAAGTAGAAGCGGAGTTCAAGATGAGAAAAAAGAGAGGGACTTGAAGACAAGAACTTCTTCTTCGCATGATGAATACAATAGTTCTGAAGAAGATATATTGAAAGATCAAAGAGAGAAGGAGGAACTAGAGCAGCATTTGAGAGAAAGGGATTCAGCCAAAACACGTAAGTTTGCTGAACCGAAGAAACTTCGTAGAGAATCTAATGCCGCAAAAGAGAATGAGGATGTTGAAACTTTGAGGAAGGTTTCGAGGCAAGAGTACTTGAAAAAAAGGGAGGAAAAGAAATTACAAGAACTCAGGGATTACATCGAAGATGAGCCATATCTATTTGAAGGCACGAAGCTTTCAGAGGCTGAATGCCGTGATCTCATGCACAAGAAAGAGACATATAACATTCTTTCAAAGAAGAAAGAATTGAAGAGCGGGGATTATGAGTATAAAATGCCTGAAGCTTACGATGATCAACATAGCGGGGTTAATCAAGAAAAGAGGTTTTCTGTGGCTATGCAGCGTTACACTGATTCAAATGTTGAGAAAGAAGAGGCTTGGGAGGAACATCAACTTAGAAAGGCAACACTCAAGTTTGGTTCGAAAAATAAAACACGAGCGTCTGATGATTATCAGTTTGTGTTTGAGGATCAAATCGATTTTATCAAGGCATATGTAATGAAGGGATATAAGTATGGTTTTGAAGAAAAGACTACATTGGAAAAGTATAGAGATAGAAGGTCAGTTTTAGAGGCACTTcaagaagaaaggaaaaagcTACCCGTCTATTCTTTTCGGGATGAATTGCTTCAAGCGGTTCATGATCACCAGGTACTTGTCATTGTTGGGGAAACTGGTTCTGGAAAGACTACACAAATTCCCCAATATCTCCACGAAGCTGGTTATACAAAGCATGGTAGAATGATTGCATGTACTCAGCCACGACGTGTTGCTGCTATCAGTGTTGCTGCCAGAGTTTCTCAAGAAATGGGTGTAAAACTAGGACACGAAGTTGGTTACTCCATACGTTTTGAGGATTGCACGTCCAAGAAGACCATATTGAAATATATGACCGATGGAATGTTGTTGAGGGAATTCCTTGTTCAGCCTCAGCTGGAAAGTTATAGTGTTGTGATGGTGGACGAGGCTCATGAAAGAACACTTTCTACTGATATTTTGTTTGGATTAGTGAAGGATCTTGCTCGTGCTCGGCCTGATCTTAAGGTGCTGATATCAAGTGCTACTCTTGATGCAAAGAAGTTCAGTGACTACTTTGATCTTGctccaatattcaaaattcctGGGAGACGGTATCCTGTTGAAATACACTTCACTAAAGCACCTGAAGCCAACTACTTGGATGCTGCTATCGTCACGACGCTTCAAATCCATGCTACTCAACCTCCAGGAGATATATTGGTATTTCTTACTGGTCAAGAAGAAATTGAAACGGTAGAAGAAATCTTGAAACATCGGATGAGAGGTTTTGGGACTAAAATAGCTGACTTAATTATATGCCCGATATATGCCAACCTTCCAACTGAACTACAAGCTAAAATATTTGAACCCACACCTGAAGGGGCTAGAAAGGTAGTTCTTGCCACCAATATTGCAGAAACATCATTAACAATTGATGGGATTAAGTATGTCATTGATCCAGGATTCTGTAAGATGAAATGTTATAATCCAAGGACTGGAATGGAGTCTTTACTAGTAACTCCCATATCAAAAGCTGCGGCAAAGCAAAGAGCCGGTCGATCTGGAAGAACAAGCTCTGGTAAGTGCTTTCGATTGTTTACTGCTTATAGTTTTCTAAATGAAATGGAAGATAATACTGCACCAGAAATACAACGAACTAACCTTGGAAATGTAGTCTTAACTTTAAGTTGTCTTGGTATTGAGAGTGAAAAGTTGTTTCAGTTTGAATTTATGGATCCTCCACCAGTTGAGGCCATAATAAAAGCTGTGGAGCTTTTATATGCACAAAATGCTTTAACTGTTGGTGGCAAATTAACAAAGGTAGGCAGACGGATGGCAGAGTTCCCGCTTGATCCTATGTTGTCGAAAATGATAGTTGCTTCAGAAAAGTACAAGTGTTCTGACGAAGTCATCTCCATTGCTGCTATGCTTTCTGTTGGCAACTCAATATTTTACCGCCCGAAGGATAAACAAGGACATGCAGACAATGCAAGAATGAGTTTTCACACTGGAAAT GTAAGGAGTCTCAAACGCGCTAGGGATATCCGTGATCAACTTGCAGGGCTTTTGGAGAGGGTTGAGATCAAACGAACTTCAAATGCTAATGATTTAGATGCTATCAAGAAATCCATAATATCTGGATTTTTCCCTCACGCTGCAAGATTGCAAAAGAATGGATCTTATCGAATGGTTAAAAATCTACAGTCTGTTTACATACATCCAAGTTCAGGGCTGACAAAGGTTCTTCCTAGATTGGTTTTATACAATGAACTAGTACTCACAACCAAGGAATATATGAGACAGGTCACAGAGATAAAGCCAGAGTGGTTGCTTGAGATAGCCCCCCACTTTTACAATCACAAGCATTTTGAAGACTTGAGTTCCAAAAAAACTTCCTGTGGACTTGCGTAA